The Roseovarius sp. EL26 genome has a window encoding:
- a CDS encoding cation:proton antiporter — translation MDSFLFLATVYLAAAVIAVPMAARLGLGSVLGYLAAGIAIGPILGLVGGHETEELQHFAEFGVVMMLFLIGLELEPRALWDMRHRLLGLGGLQIVLTTIAVMIGAMAFGIYWSVALAIGLVFALSSTAIVLQTLSEKGLMQTGGGRSAFSVLLTQDIAVIPMLAFLPLLALPKTPQEILGQAFENLGQLNEEVSHSTHETHEAAVHFIQSLPGWGVTLVTLAAVGAIILGGVYLAQPIFRYIHTTRLREMSTALALLIVVGIAYVMNLVGLSPALGAFLAGVVLASSEFRHEIESDIAPFKGLLLGLFFITVGAGINFGVLFREFIPVMGIAFMVIVLKGAVLYGLGRTFGLKGRNLWLFTLSLAQAGEFGFVLISFSGQHNVIPASQTEILLLAVAISMLITPLLFLLYDWLSSRMDENSDKQEPDEIDDEGPVIIAGIGRFGQIVNRLVRSSGFNTVVLDHDLTAIQRMRRFGVKGFLGDPSRPELLYAAGLKEAKILVIALDDPDAAVQLVQFARRERPDIHIIARARDRTQVFRLYQAGANDIVREMFDSSLRAARYALENLGLTEFEASELETAFYHHDRHSVQELAQLWNPDIKTIDNKAYIARALELESELETLLLSQLEVGVADDEPGAPKEAETQ, via the coding sequence ATGGACAGCTTTCTGTTTTTGGCAACCGTCTATCTTGCCGCCGCCGTGATCGCGGTACCCATGGCTGCGCGCCTTGGGCTGGGGTCTGTGCTTGGCTATCTTGCCGCTGGCATCGCCATCGGCCCCATCCTTGGCCTTGTAGGTGGGCATGAAACTGAAGAGCTTCAGCATTTTGCCGAATTTGGCGTGGTGATGATGCTGTTCTTGATCGGGCTAGAACTTGAGCCACGCGCTTTATGGGACATGCGCCACCGCCTTCTCGGACTTGGCGGCTTGCAGATTGTTCTCACGACCATTGCTGTCATGATCGGGGCGATGGCATTTGGCATCTATTGGAGTGTGGCGCTGGCCATCGGATTGGTTTTTGCGCTCTCATCCACCGCCATTGTGCTGCAAACTCTGTCTGAAAAGGGCCTGATGCAAACCGGCGGTGGTCGCTCCGCCTTCTCGGTGCTGCTTACTCAGGACATCGCCGTCATCCCGATGCTGGCATTCCTGCCCCTATTGGCCCTGCCCAAGACACCACAAGAAATTCTGGGCCAGGCCTTTGAAAATCTCGGTCAACTCAACGAAGAGGTCAGTCACAGCACGCATGAAACGCACGAAGCGGCAGTTCATTTCATTCAAAGCCTGCCGGGTTGGGGCGTCACACTTGTCACACTTGCTGCCGTCGGTGCCATAATTCTCGGTGGGGTCTATTTGGCGCAACCGATCTTTCGCTACATCCACACCACACGCCTACGCGAAATGTCCACCGCACTCGCATTACTCATCGTGGTGGGCATTGCCTATGTCATGAACCTTGTCGGCCTTTCACCTGCCCTTGGCGCGTTTCTGGCAGGCGTGGTTCTGGCTAGTAGTGAATTCCGCCACGAGATTGAAAGTGACATCGCACCATTCAAAGGGTTGCTACTCGGTCTGTTTTTCATCACCGTTGGTGCGGGCATCAATTTCGGTGTTCTGTTCCGGGAATTCATCCCGGTTATGGGCATCGCCTTTATGGTCATCGTTCTCAAGGGGGCTGTGCTCTATGGGCTTGGACGCACATTTGGGCTCAAGGGCCGCAATCTATGGCTTTTCACCTTGTCACTGGCGCAGGCTGGTGAGTTCGGCTTTGTCCTGATTTCATTCTCAGGACAGCACAATGTTATTCCAGCCAGTCAAACAGAAATCCTTTTGTTGGCCGTAGCGATCTCAATGCTGATCACCCCCTTATTATTTCTGCTGTATGATTGGCTTTCCAGTCGAATGGATGAGAACTCTGACAAGCAAGAGCCCGACGAGATAGACGACGAGGGACCCGTCATCATCGCGGGCATTGGTCGCTTTGGTCAGATCGTTAATCGCCTGGTGCGCTCCAGTGGCTTTAACACCGTTGTTCTTGATCATGACCTCACCGCCATCCAACGCATGCGCCGTTTCGGCGTCAAAGGGTTTCTTGGGGACCCTTCACGCCCCGAATTGCTCTATGCTGCAGGCCTGAAAGAAGCCAAGATTTTGGTTATTGCTCTTGATGATCCGGATGCAGCCGTACAACTTGTCCAATTTGCACGCCGCGAGCGTCCTGATATTCATATTATCGCACGTGCACGCGATCGCACTCAGGTGTTCCGCCTCTATCAAGCAGGTGCCAACGATATCGTCCGCGAAATGTTCGACAGCTCTCTACGTGCCGCGCGATACGCATTGGAAAATCTTGGCCTGACCGAATTTGAAGCCTCAGAGCTAGAAACCGCTTTTTACCACCATGACCGGCATTCGGTTCAGGAACTGGCGCAGCTGTGGAACCCTGACATCAAAACCATCGACAACAAGGCCTATATCGCCCGCGCGCTGGAGTTGGAAAGCGAGCTGGAAACGCTTTTGCTCTCGCAACTTGAAGTTGGCGTAGCTGACGATGAACCAGGAGCCCCCAAAGAGGCTGAGACACAGTGA
- the napE gene encoding periplasmic nitrate reductase, NapE protein — protein sequence MAKESDKSAIVANVVDKPSELKVFFFLAVLLAPILSVVLVGGYGFTIWMSQILLGPPSH from the coding sequence TTGGCGAAGGAAAGCGATAAAAGCGCCATTGTTGCAAACGTCGTAGATAAGCCTAGTGAACTGAAAGTCTTTTTCTTTCTTGCTGTTTTACTAGCCCCAATTCTGAGCGTTGTTTTGGTCGGCGGGTATGGGTTCACAATCTGGATGTCTCAGATTTTGCTTGGTCCACCAAGCCATTGA
- the napF gene encoding ferredoxin-type protein NapF produces the protein MSTTDINRRDLFRGALRPVKGVNLPPWVSPTSLARCDGCNDCVTACPEDILKLDDRGHPVVDFSNTGCTFCGDCANACPQDVFLHTSEPAWEVQLVVSDKCLLENGISCQLCTDFCDYDALSFDLSCRPVGALKVEQDSCTGCGMCIGACPVAALSLKPTGKRKAA, from the coding sequence ATGAGCACAACTGACATAAACCGGCGGGATCTTTTTCGCGGGGCATTGCGGCCCGTAAAAGGAGTGAACCTTCCCCCGTGGGTCAGCCCAACGAGCTTAGCGCGATGCGATGGCTGCAACGACTGCGTCACGGCCTGCCCGGAAGATATTTTGAAACTCGATGACCGAGGACACCCTGTCGTCGACTTCTCAAATACCGGCTGCACGTTTTGCGGAGACTGCGCGAACGCTTGTCCACAAGATGTATTTCTCCACACATCAGAACCCGCGTGGGAAGTCCAGTTGGTCGTCTCGGACAAGTGCCTGTTGGAAAACGGAATATCCTGCCAGCTGTGCACCGATTTTTGCGACTATGACGCGCTCTCCTTTGATCTTTCCTGTCGTCCAGTTGGAGCGCTGAAAGTGGAACAGGATAGCTGCACAGGATGTGGCATGTGTATCGGGGCCTGCCCGGTCGCGGCACTATCGCTTAAACCAACAGGGAAAAGGAAAGCCGCATGA
- a CDS encoding chaperone NapD codes for MSEKVHISSLLVTAKPDLTPRVVEVITAMPIAEVAHSNSVGKIIVTLETPDESAIVQALTDIQLLDGVVNASLVYHHAEALTDAPIQ; via the coding sequence ATGAGTGAGAAGGTGCATATTTCCAGCCTTCTGGTGACAGCAAAACCTGACCTGACACCAAGAGTAGTCGAAGTTATCACTGCAATGCCCATCGCTGAAGTCGCGCATTCTAACAGTGTTGGGAAAATCATCGTGACATTGGAAACTCCAGATGAAAGCGCCATCGTTCAGGCGCTGACAGATATTCAACTCCTGGATGGCGTCGTCAACGCCTCCCTCGTCTATCATCACGCAGAGGCTTTGACCGATGCTCCTATTCAATGA
- the napA gene encoding nitrate reductase catalytic subunit NapA: MAEFTRRDVIKAQAVAAAAAAAGVAVPAAAQNLVTEAELTELKWSKAACRFCGTGCSIMVATKAGRVVATHGDSKAEVNRGLNCVKGYFLSKIMYGSDRLTQPLLRKTDGVYDKEGQFTPVSWDEAFDIMAEKWKATLKEKGPKGIGMFGSGQWTVWEGYAASKLMKAGFRSNNIDPNARHCMASAVAGFMRTFGIDEPMGCYNDFENADAFVLWGSNMAEMHPILWTRIADRKFSHPHVKVAVLSTFKHRSFDLADIPMVFTPQTDLVMLNYIANYLIENDAVNHDFVGKHVNFRLGNPDIGYGLRPEHPLEQAAENNDKAGGSSEMTFEEFAEFVKPYTLEYASEMSGVPANRLEEMAKLYADPDTKVMSLWTMGVNQHTRGVWVNNMIYNIHLLTGKISTPGNSPFSLTGQPSACGTAREVGTFSHRLPADLLVANEEHRKTAEKIWKLPAGTIPAKVGAHAVLQNRLLKDGKINCYWVQVNNNMQAAPNMLEEGYPGYRNPDNFIVVSDAYPTVTAEAADLILPTAMWVEKEGAYGNAERRTQFWHQLVDAPGESMSDLWQLVEFSKRFTTDEVWDAEILDANPEYKGKTLFEVLYANGQVDAFSKDEVNDEYENREAEAFGFYIQKGLFEEYAQFGRGHGHDLAPFDLYHEERGLRWPVVDGKETLWRFKEGSDPYAKPGSDYDFYGKPDGRAIIFALPFEPAAESPDDEYPFWLSTGRVLEHWHSGSMTQRVPELYKAVPDALCYMHPEDATAQGLRRGSEVRVSSRRGEIITRVETRGRNKPPKGLVFVPWFDARQLINKVTLDATDPISKQTDFKKCAVKIEAV; the protein is encoded by the coding sequence ATGGCTGAATTTACGCGCCGCGATGTCATCAAAGCCCAAGCCGTGGCCGCTGCCGCCGCAGCAGCAGGTGTTGCGGTACCTGCCGCAGCACAAAACCTAGTGACAGAAGCAGAACTCACTGAACTTAAGTGGTCCAAAGCCGCATGCCGTTTTTGTGGGACGGGTTGCTCAATCATGGTCGCCACAAAGGCGGGCCGTGTCGTGGCCACCCATGGGGACAGCAAGGCCGAAGTCAATCGGGGTCTGAACTGCGTAAAAGGTTATTTCCTATCGAAAATCATGTACGGCTCTGACCGTCTGACACAGCCATTGCTGCGCAAAACCGATGGTGTTTACGACAAAGAAGGGCAATTCACCCCAGTAAGCTGGGATGAGGCCTTTGATATTATGGCCGAGAAATGGAAAGCCACCCTCAAAGAAAAGGGCCCCAAGGGCATTGGGATGTTCGGCTCTGGTCAGTGGACGGTGTGGGAAGGCTATGCCGCCTCAAAGCTGATGAAAGCCGGCTTTCGATCCAACAACATAGATCCAAACGCGCGTCATTGCATGGCATCTGCGGTTGCGGGCTTTATGCGGACCTTTGGCATCGATGAGCCGATGGGTTGCTACAATGATTTTGAAAATGCGGATGCATTCGTGCTCTGGGGCTCGAACATGGCCGAGATGCACCCCATCCTGTGGACCCGCATTGCTGATCGCAAGTTCAGCCACCCCCATGTAAAGGTTGCGGTTTTGTCGACCTTTAAGCACCGCAGTTTTGATTTGGCCGATATCCCGATGGTGTTCACACCGCAGACAGATCTGGTGATGCTGAATTACATTGCTAATTACCTGATTGAAAATGATGCCGTGAACCATGATTTTGTTGGCAAGCACGTCAACTTCCGTCTGGGAAATCCCGATATCGGGTACGGTCTTAGACCAGAACATCCGCTGGAGCAGGCCGCCGAGAATAACGACAAAGCGGGCGGCTCATCCGAGATGACGTTTGAGGAATTCGCTGAATTTGTGAAGCCTTATACCTTGGAATACGCTTCCGAGATGTCGGGCGTTCCAGCCAACCGGCTGGAAGAGATGGCCAAGCTATATGCCGATCCTGATACCAAGGTCATGTCACTATGGACCATGGGTGTGAACCAGCACACCCGCGGTGTTTGGGTCAATAACATGATCTATAACATCCATCTCTTAACTGGAAAAATCTCGACCCCTGGGAATTCACCGTTTTCATTGACGGGTCAGCCCTCTGCCTGTGGCACGGCGCGTGAGGTGGGAACATTCTCGCATCGGTTACCTGCCGACTTGCTGGTCGCAAATGAAGAGCACCGAAAGACAGCCGAGAAAATCTGGAAACTGCCCGCCGGGACCATTCCTGCCAAGGTGGGGGCACATGCGGTTTTGCAAAACCGTTTACTGAAGGATGGTAAAATCAATTGCTACTGGGTCCAGGTCAATAACAACATGCAGGCCGCACCAAATATGCTGGAAGAGGGCTATCCCGGCTATCGCAACCCGGACAACTTTATTGTTGTGTCAGATGCTTACCCAACAGTGACGGCTGAGGCTGCAGATCTAATCCTTCCCACCGCGATGTGGGTCGAAAAAGAAGGCGCCTACGGCAATGCGGAACGTCGGACGCAATTCTGGCACCAGCTGGTTGATGCCCCCGGCGAAAGCATGTCTGACCTTTGGCAACTGGTTGAGTTTTCCAAACGCTTCACCACTGATGAAGTCTGGGACGCTGAAATTCTGGACGCCAACCCTGAATACAAAGGCAAGACACTGTTTGAGGTGCTTTACGCCAATGGTCAGGTTGATGCCTTCTCAAAAGATGAAGTTAACGATGAATATGAGAACCGTGAAGCTGAGGCATTTGGGTTCTATATCCAAAAAGGTCTGTTTGAAGAGTACGCCCAATTTGGCCGAGGTCACGGCCACGATTTGGCACCGTTTGATCTCTATCATGAAGAACGTGGCCTCAGATGGCCAGTTGTGGACGGCAAAGAAACCCTTTGGCGCTTCAAAGAAGGGTCGGACCCTTATGCCAAGCCCGGCTCAGACTATGATTTCTACGGCAAGCCAGATGGGCGCGCGATTATCTTCGCCCTGCCATTTGAACCGGCCGCCGAAAGCCCCGATGATGAATACCCGTTCTGGCTTTCAACTGGGCGCGTGTTGGAGCACTGGCATTCAGGCTCGATGACGCAAAGGGTGCCAGAGCTTTATAAAGCTGTGCCAGATGCTTTGTGTTACATGCACCCCGAGGACGCCACGGCGCAGGGTCTCAGGCGCGGGTCAGAGGTGCGGGTTAGCTCGCGGCGTGGTGAGATAATCACCCGAGTTGAAACGCGCGGCCGCAATAAACCACCGAAAGGTTTGGTTTTTGTACCGTGGTTTGATGCCCGTCAGTTGATCAACAAGGTCACCTTGGATGCGACAGACCCCATTTCCAAACAGACGGATTTCAAGAAATGTGCCGTCAAAATTGAAGCGGTGTGA
- a CDS encoding nitrate reductase cytochrome c-type subunit → MKRILIPAFIAVSVTAAFAENEVATMRGTTPLDEVGAPQTFPKVINSDIREVRNYPEQPPVIPHKIDNYQIDLKFNKCLDCHSRTAIEVSQAPMVSVTHFMDRDGQFLTSVSPRRYFCTQCHVPQSDSKLLLENTFVDVDEVLTYIQSQEGEKE, encoded by the coding sequence ATGAAACGTATCTTAATTCCCGCATTTATTGCCGTGAGCGTCACAGCCGCATTTGCCGAAAATGAAGTTGCCACAATGCGCGGCACTACACCTTTAGACGAGGTCGGCGCTCCGCAAACCTTTCCGAAGGTTATCAATTCTGACATCCGTGAAGTGCGCAATTACCCAGAACAGCCCCCTGTTATTCCACATAAGATTGACAATTATCAGATTGATTTGAAGTTCAATAAATGTCTGGATTGCCATTCACGTACCGCCATCGAAGTCAGTCAGGCGCCGATGGTGTCGGTGACACATTTTATGGACCGAGACGGGCAGTTTCTAACCTCGGTGTCACCGCGTCGATACTTTTGCACGCAATGTCACGTCCCCCAGTCAGATTCCAAACTGTTGCTAGAGAACACCTTTGTCGATGTGGATGAGGTGCTGACCTACATCCAATCGCAAGAAGGAGAAAAGGAATGA
- a CDS encoding NapC/NirT family cytochrome c, whose translation MRRLISRIWSIMRKPATHLSLGFLTIGGFVMGIIFWGGFNTALELTNTEKFCTSCHEMRDNVFVELQSTVHYSNASGVRATCPDCHVPHAWSSKIARKMAASKEVYGKIFGTISTREKFQEKRLDLAQHEWARFEANDSLECRNCHSDESMDITLQSKRAAEAHERFLFTGEKTCISCHKGIAHELPNMGDAALHNNIDQASVKSYLKQVE comes from the coding sequence ATGAGGCGCTTGATCTCACGTATCTGGTCGATCATGCGCAAACCGGCGACTCATCTGTCGCTTGGGTTTCTGACCATCGGCGGCTTTGTGATGGGCATCATTTTCTGGGGTGGTTTTAACACTGCGCTTGAACTGACGAACACCGAGAAATTCTGCACCAGCTGTCATGAAATGCGCGACAATGTCTTTGTGGAATTGCAATCAACCGTGCATTACTCGAACGCCTCGGGTGTTCGGGCAACCTGCCCCGATTGTCACGTGCCACATGCCTGGTCTTCAAAGATTGCACGTAAGATGGCGGCCTCCAAAGAGGTTTACGGCAAAATCTTTGGCACCATCAGCACACGAGAAAAGTTTCAGGAAAAACGGTTAGACCTGGCTCAACACGAATGGGCACGGTTCGAAGCCAACGATAGTCTGGAATGCCGCAATTGCCACTCGGATGAAAGTATGGATATCACTCTGCAAAGCAAACGCGCCGCAGAAGCTCATGAACGGTTTTTGTTCACGGGTGAGAAAACCTGTATTTCCTGTCACAAAGGCATCGCGCATGAGTTGCCAAATATGGGTGATGCCGCGCTTCACAACAATATCGATCAGGCAAGTGTGAAATCCTACCTCAAACAGGTTGAGTGA
- a CDS encoding putative 2-aminoethylphosphonate ABC transporter permease subunit: MADVHHETLPDGPIIKGKLSRDDIIMRLSMMVIAIYLVVTMVFPLTAMLSKSFSTYMFDLSAYEIQVSDEQGAYSGEILTPAQLNAEQGIVSDNDLIASSDSRLSLTQFFPDFSFRSPVMYQLRNTTDTGRFLVGSDLKTGTNWVELDSNTFRRVQLRPEKSTGMGNFINYFSTPALFNSIKNSLVIAVISTIITVTLAFWFAYALNRSCMRFKGLFRLVAMAPILVPSLLPGIALVYLFGNQGMLKELLFGASIYGPIGIVIGSVFFTFPHAFIIISTALAISDARLYEAAASLRSTPWRTFWTVTIPGARYGLISAAFVVFNLVITDFGLPKVIGGQFNVLAVDIYKQVIGQQNFEMGAVVSVVLVIPAILAFTIDRMVQSKQVALLSARSVPYQPNPHPRADRIFLIYCSCVALFILGILAVCQFAALVKFWPYDLSLSLKNYDFDRMDGGGWGSYYNSIKLAFLTAIIGTGVVFFGAYLVEKSNGFKTGRAVFQMAAMLPMAIPGMVLGLAYIFFFNNPSNPLNAIYGTMAILVICTVTHFYTVSHLTAVTALKQMDREFESVSASLKQPTLKLFGRVTVPVCLPAILDISIYIFVNAMTTVSAVVFLYSPSTTLASIAVLNMDDAGDIAPAAAMGMMIFYTNAGARILHLLVSRGVLSRTQRWRNR, encoded by the coding sequence ATGGCGGACGTCCACCATGAGACATTGCCTGATGGCCCAATCATCAAAGGCAAGCTAAGTCGCGACGACATCATCATGCGGCTGAGCATGATGGTAATCGCGATCTATCTGGTTGTGACAATGGTGTTTCCACTGACGGCGATGCTATCGAAAAGCTTTTCAACCTATATGTTCGATCTGTCGGCCTATGAAATTCAAGTCAGCGATGAGCAGGGCGCCTATAGTGGTGAGATCCTAACACCAGCCCAGTTGAATGCCGAGCAAGGAATTGTGAGCGACAATGATCTGATTGCCAGCTCAGATAGCCGTTTGAGCCTGACGCAGTTTTTCCCGGATTTCAGTTTCCGCAGTCCGGTGATGTACCAGCTTCGCAATACGACAGATACCGGCCGGTTTCTGGTTGGCTCTGATCTGAAAACCGGCACGAATTGGGTTGAGTTGGACAGCAATACCTTTCGCCGGGTGCAGCTGCGGCCGGAAAAATCCACCGGTATGGGTAACTTTATCAACTATTTCTCAACGCCTGCGCTATTCAATTCGATCAAAAACTCGCTGGTCATAGCGGTAATCAGTACGATCATTACCGTGACGCTTGCTTTCTGGTTTGCCTACGCGCTGAACCGTAGTTGCATGCGTTTCAAGGGGTTGTTCCGTCTGGTGGCAATGGCTCCAATTCTGGTGCCTTCACTGTTACCGGGGATCGCGCTGGTTTATCTCTTTGGCAATCAGGGCATGCTCAAAGAGCTGCTGTTTGGGGCCAGTATCTATGGCCCGATAGGGATCGTTATTGGTTCGGTGTTTTTCACCTTTCCACATGCGTTCATCATCATTTCAACAGCTTTGGCTATTTCCGATGCTCGGCTATATGAGGCGGCGGCAAGCCTGCGGTCAACGCCGTGGCGAACTTTCTGGACGGTGACTATTCCGGGGGCGCGCTATGGCCTGATCTCTGCGGCATTTGTCGTGTTCAATCTGGTGATTACTGATTTTGGCCTACCCAAGGTGATCGGCGGTCAGTTCAATGTTTTGGCGGTTGATATCTACAAACAGGTCATCGGGCAGCAGAACTTTGAGATGGGCGCCGTTGTGTCTGTTGTTCTGGTGATCCCGGCGATCCTCGCCTTTACGATTGATCGGATGGTGCAATCAAAACAGGTGGCACTGTTGTCGGCGCGCTCGGTTCCGTATCAACCCAACCCACATCCGCGGGCTGATCGGATTTTCTTGATCTATTGCAGCTGTGTTGCGCTTTTCATCCTTGGTATTCTGGCAGTCTGTCAGTTTGCGGCACTGGTAAAGTTCTGGCCCTATGACCTGAGCTTGAGCCTGAAAAACTATGACTTTGACCGCATGGATGGCGGCGGCTGGGGGTCGTACTATAATTCGATCAAGCTGGCGTTCCTGACGGCGATTATTGGCACCGGGGTTGTGTTCTTCGGGGCTTATCTGGTGGAGAAATCCAACGGCTTCAAAACCGGACGGGCGGTGTTTCAGATGGCGGCGATGTTGCCGATGGCCATTCCGGGCATGGTGTTGGGATTGGCGTATATCTTCTTTTTCAACAACCCGTCTAATCCGTTGAATGCGATTTACGGCACGATGGCTATTCTAGTGATCTGTACTGTGACGCACTTCTATACGGTATCGCATCTGACGGCGGTGACGGCGTTGAAACAGATGGACCGCGAATTTGAATCGGTATCAGCATCGTTAAAACAGCCCACGCTGAAGCTGTTTGGCCGTGTCACTGTGCCGGTTTGCCTGCCTGCCATTCTGGATATCTCGATCTATATCTTTGTGAATGCGATGACGACGGTATCAGCAGTGGTGTTCTTGTACTCGCCTAGCACGACGCTGGCCTCGATCGCGGTGCTGAACATGGATGATGCGGGTGACATTGCCCCTGCGGCGGCGATGGGGATGATGATTTTCTACACCAACGCAGGTGCGCGGATCCTTCATTTGCTGGTCTCTCGCGGCGTTCTGTCCCGCACCCAACGCTGGCGAAACAGGTAA
- a CDS encoding putative 2-aminoethylphosphonate ABC transporter ATP-binding protein: MTEATAIPPQYLSIDNLWKAFGDFLALKDISLNINEREFICFLGPSGCGKTTLLRAIAGLDLPTKGSVIQADKDVTNLPPSERDFGIVFQSYALFPNLTIESNIAFGLENTGRSKPEIKSRVAELLELVGLPEQGKKYPAQLSGGQQQRIALARAIATNPGLLLLDEPLSALDAKVRVHLRHEIKELQRQLGVTTVMVTHDQEEALAMADRIVVMNHGVIEQIGTPTEIYRHPANLFVADFIGEMNQISANAGSKEAIEIGGRTLKCEAHSFAAGERIVAAIRPEDVIPHGDGARSPGAPDEITTQENAFQVVVGEMEYLGSFWRCRLRHETFGKEELIADFSINAVRRLELAEGKSMVIELPQNRLMAFAPREGS, translated from the coding sequence GTGACCGAGGCGACCGCCATTCCCCCGCAGTACTTGAGCATTGACAACCTGTGGAAAGCTTTCGGAGATTTCCTGGCGCTCAAGGATATCTCTCTGAATATCAATGAACGCGAATTCATCTGCTTTCTTGGGCCATCAGGCTGTGGCAAAACCACACTGTTGCGTGCCATTGCTGGCCTGGACCTGCCGACCAAAGGGTCAGTCATTCAAGCTGATAAAGATGTCACCAATCTGCCGCCCTCTGAGCGGGACTTTGGGATTGTGTTTCAATCATACGCGCTGTTTCCGAACCTGACGATTGAAAGCAACATTGCCTTTGGTCTGGAAAACACCGGGCGCAGTAAGCCAGAGATTAAATCGCGTGTTGCTGAGCTGTTGGAACTTGTCGGGCTGCCAGAGCAAGGCAAGAAATACCCTGCGCAATTGTCCGGTGGGCAACAGCAGCGGATCGCGCTGGCACGTGCGATTGCGACCAATCCGGGGCTTTTGTTACTGGACGAGCCGCTATCAGCGTTGGATGCAAAGGTGCGGGTGCACCTACGCCATGAGATCAAGGAACTGCAGCGCCAACTGGGCGTGACAACCGTTATGGTGACCCACGATCAGGAAGAGGCCCTCGCGATGGCCGACCGGATTGTGGTGATGAACCACGGGGTGATCGAACAGATCGGCACCCCGACCGAAATTTACCGACATCCCGCGAATCTGTTCGTGGCGGACTTTATTGGTGAGATGAACCAGATTTCAGCCAACGCAGGTTCGAAAGAGGCCATTGAGATCGGTGGCCGCACCTTGAAATGTGAAGCCCATTCATTTGCTGCAGGAGAACGCATTGTTGCCGCGATCCGGCCTGAGGATGTCATTCCGCATGGCGATGGCGCGCGGTCCCCGGGGGCGCCGGATGAGATTACGACTCAGGAAAACGCGTTCCAAGTTGTCGTCGGAGAAATGGAATATCTTGGTTCATTCTGGCGGTGTCGCTTGCGGCATGAGACTTTTGGCAAAGAAGAGCTAATCGCCGATTTCTCGATTAATGCAGTGCGCAGATTGGAATTGGCTGAGGGCAAATCCATGGTGATCGAGCTGCCACAGAATCGTTTGATGGCCTTTGCTCCGAGGGAGGGTTCGTAA
- a CDS encoding putative 2-aminoethylphosphonate ABC transporter substrate-binding protein — protein MKLTKSLLMSLAAGAIAATTAAAETELTVYTAVEAEDLARYAETFNKSYPDVKINWVRDSTGVITAKLLAERDNPQADVVWGLAGTSLLLLKAEGMLEAYAPAGLDALDPKFVDGDSPPSWVGMDAWVAAICYNTVEAEKEGLTPPTSWQDLTDPQYEGHLIMPNPNSSGTGFLDVSSWLQLFGEEGGWEYMDGLHANIARYTHSGSKPCKLAASGEIPIGISFAFRGAKSKADGAPLEIIVPSEGVGWDMEATAIVAGTANLEAAQQLVDFSVTKEANEMYNTGYAVVAMPGVAKPVEHFPEGLLDAMIDNDFEYAANNRAAILKEWASRYDGKSDPKD, from the coding sequence ATGAAACTAACGAAATCACTTTTGATGAGCCTGGCGGCTGGCGCGATTGCAGCGACAACTGCAGCTGCCGAAACGGAGCTGACAGTCTATACTGCGGTTGAGGCGGAAGATCTGGCGCGCTACGCTGAAACGTTCAACAAATCCTACCCGGATGTCAAAATCAACTGGGTGCGTGATTCCACAGGTGTTATCACCGCAAAACTTCTGGCTGAGCGGGATAATCCGCAGGCGGATGTGGTCTGGGGACTGGCCGGCACATCTTTGCTTTTGCTCAAAGCTGAGGGCATGCTCGAGGCCTATGCTCCTGCAGGTCTAGATGCACTCGATCCAAAGTTCGTTGACGGTGACAGCCCTCCAAGCTGGGTTGGCATGGATGCCTGGGTGGCCGCAATTTGCTACAACACGGTTGAAGCCGAAAAAGAAGGCCTGACGCCACCGACCTCTTGGCAGGATCTGACAGACCCACAGTATGAAGGTCATCTCATCATGCCGAACCCGAATTCCTCGGGCACTGGTTTCCTAGACGTCTCTAGCTGGTTGCAGCTGTTTGGCGAAGAGGGTGGCTGGGAATACATGGATGGTTTGCACGCAAATATTGCGCGCTATACGCATTCAGGATCCAAGCCTTGTAAACTGGCGGCATCTGGTGAAATTCCGATTGGGATTTCTTTTGCCTTCCGTGGTGCCAAATCCAAAGCTGATGGCGCGCCGCTGGAAATCATCGTGCCAAGCGAAGGTGTTGGCTGGGATATGGAGGCCACAGCTATTGTTGCGGGCACTGCCAATCTGGAAGCCGCGCAGCAGCTGGTTGATTTCAGCGTGACCAAAGAGGCTAACGAAATGTACAACACCGGCTACGCCGTGGTTGCGATGCCGGGTGTTGCCAAGCCGGTCGAACATTTCCCAGAGGGCCTGTTGGATGCGATGATCGACAACGACTTTGAGTATGCGGCCAACAACCGCGCTGCGATCTTGAAGGAATGGGCGAGCCGCTATGATGGCAAGTCTGATCCTAAAGACTAA